In Methanococcoides sp. LMO-2, the genomic stretch CACTTTCTGCAGGGGAGAAAGCTCCCGATCTCTGTCTTCCGGATGCTGAAGGCAAGGATGTATCTCTGGAAGACCTTAAAGGCAAATGGGTAGTTCTCTACTTTTATCCAAAAGACAATACCTCAGGATGCAGTATCGAGGCTATGGAATTTACGAAGCTGAAACCGGATTTCGAAAAAGAGGGTGCTTTTATACTTGGTGTTAGCAAGGACAGCCAGAAATCACACCAGAGGTTCATTGAAAAGAAAGAACTGGGTATTACCCTCCTTTCAGACGAGGACACTGAACTGCAGCAGAGCTATGATGTGTGGCATCTGAAGAAGATGGCAGGCAGGGAATATATGGGCACTGTCAGGACAACCTTCCTCATCGATCCTGAAGGGAACATTGCGAAGGTCTGGGAGAAGGTCAAGGCCAAAGGGCATGCAATGGAAGTACTTGAGGAACTGAGAAATATCAAGGGAAATTAATTCGTCTGCCCTCTATATTTTTACCTTTTTAGTATCTTCGCATTTTCTACATCTCATCTACAGTTAAGCTCAAACCTCTTCCTGAACTTCCCTCTCAAAAGAGAGCATCCTGAAGGACAGCAGGAATACTGTATAGACGATCGCTGCAGCTATTATGAAAGATATTCCTCCGAGTATCTCATAGAGGAAACCTCCGAGAATAAGTCCCACAATGCTGGCAAGACTCGAAAAGCTGCTGGCAAAGCCCTGTACTGCACCCTGGTGTTCCTTGCCTGCAAGCTTTGAGATTATGGAGAGGATAGAAGGCCACATAAGTCCGTTCCCCAGTGCAAAGAAAAAGGCTGCCAGGTATGTAAGGGCAATATTTCCAGTAACGAGGAGAATGAAGTTCGTACCGAGCACAATACTTCCGAATATGGCAAGTTGTGCATCTGAGTATTTTTTCACTGCCTGGCTAAGTACAGGTCCCTGTACTGCTATCATGATGATGCCGAGTACTGAGAAGTATATTCCCATATCAGCAACAGACCACTGGAGTGCTTTGATGGCATGAAGCGGGAAAGCTGTATAGAAGATGTTGAATCCAAGGAATATCAGGAAATATATCAGCAACATGTAAGGTATGTTCTTTATCCGGATGACTTCCCTGAATCCCATCTTCTCTGGTTTCTTTATTGTACATTGCCTGGATTCCGGCAGGTAGAGTGCTATCACGATGGTCCCTGCCAGAGATATTAGGGCAGCAGCAAGCACCGGGATAAGTTCTCCATACATGGTAATGCTGAGCAGTCCTGCAAGTGCCGGTCCGATTATGAATCCGAGATTCGTGGAAATGGACATTTTTCCAAAATTCCTGTTCCTGTCCTTTTCCTCGGTTATGTCGGCAAGGTAGGCATTTGCTACAGCTATGTTCCCTCCTGTAAGCCCGTCAAAGCTTCTGGCTATGAACAGGATCAATAGGGGTATTGTGATGATGAATGCTCCAAAGATTGCCGAATTAACTTCAAGAAGGGTTTCTACAGGAGTGAAGAATGCAAGCAGGAATATTATCCAGGATAACAATGTGCCTGCCTGGGTTATGAACAGTATCTTCTTTCTGCCGTGGAGGTCTGACCATCTTCCGAGTATGGGTGCTCCTATCAGCTGGAATGCCGGATACATGGCACCTATAAATCCATAGACTATTGCATTCCCTCCGAAGCGGTCCACAAGAAAAACAAGGAATGGTAGAACGAGTCCAAAACCAAGGGTATTTATAAAATTGATAAGGAGTAAAGGAAATAGTCTCACTTTCTTTGGTTCACAGCCGTTCTGTTCCATTGTTTACTGTTTACTTTCTAACTATTTATATGACCATGTGTTCTTTTTCCCTGTTTCATTCCCTGTTCATTTTTAAGTACCAGTTTAATTTCTTAATTTCTTCAATAATTTAGCATCATGAACTCAAATTTGCTTGACTAATTGTTAAATAGAATTTTTAAAAACAGTTATATACCATCAACAGGCTATCTATTATTATACAACAAAACTCAAAATGAGGTACAAATCATGGCATGTTGGGAATACGATATCAAAACTATCAGAATGGATCAGGTTGACAAGACAAAAGAAGATCTTAACCAGATGGGACTTGACGGTTGGGAATTAGTCAAGTTTGTTGGTCAAGTGGATGAGGACGGAATGTCCAATGCTTTCTTCAAGCGTGTTCTGGATGGAGCTAACATCTAAGCTCCATTCTTACAACCCCATTTTCCATTTACCACCTTTTACCATTTCTTCTGCGTCCCTGCAAATGCAGAATTTGCAGAGAGCAACCTCTACATTGTTCTGTTTATCTTTGACAGGGCAATAATAAACTCCATCTTTTTCGAGCACCCTGTCACCTCCGGGAAAAGTCATTCCTATGGGATGTATGGGTCTTTTTGCAATGAAGACCAGATATGGGGCTGTGATCCTGACCAGCTTGTTGAAATATTCCTGGTTCTTGTCTTCTGAATTTCCCATCTCTTCGAGCCTTCTCATAAATTCTTCATATTCTTCAGGATCGATATTCTCAATATTTTCAGGCTTCTTTGACCTGCCGATTTCATTAAAGACATTATAGAGATGGCTGAACAGCTCATTAGAATAAGCTTCCCTGTATTTTTTTGGTAAACCTGAAGCTGATCTTACCATGAAGGCCCTTGCTTTCATGATATCTGCCATGGGTATATCCCTTGCAGCTTTACGAAGTGAGGCAAGAAGTTCTTCAGTGTTCATAGTAGTTATTCTGTATTCATGCCATTATAAATTTTACCAGAATACTGCAGAATAGTATGATGATTCGATATCAACCTGATTTTTGAGTATATTTCATTTTAATTTCTCTCTCAGCCTTGACCGAAAAATAGGGTATTATCGGACAACAACATAATTTATCGGATAAAATTCGCATTATTTGGTCAAGGTCTGAAATGTAACAATCTCTGCTCCATTACGCAATCGAAACACCGAAACCAATTGGATTTTCCTTGTTGTCATGGATATCTATCGACACATAATCAGATGAACTCACTAACTCTGCATATCGCACATCGGCAGATTGTACAGCTGTAAACTTATGATCCAATGTGACTACATACTTGTAAGTTCCCAATGTCTCTGTAACTACAGGGGAATAGATTATTGTAGGAGAATACTTACCTTTGCTTGCATCAATCAGATAGGTTTCAGCGAATATCAGGCTATCATTTTCATCAAGGACTTCAACTTTAACCCTGTGGCTTTCATTGCTATAGTTCCAGATACTGAATATCAGAGGATCTGGCTTTAGTACAGGTGTCTTTACAACAGTTATAGTGAGATTATTGGACTGAATCTCTCCTAACCAATATGGTTCAGTGATTTCTTCACCTGTGGAAGTATGATAAACAGCGTTGACTGTGTATGTTCCTTCCGTTAAATTCCAACACTTTGAGTTTGTTGTATCAGCGATGGATTTGATTGGTCGAAGTTCAATAAGTATATCATTTGTTAGCAGAGGTCTTGAAATAACTCCGCATTCATATTGTACTTCAGTGTTGTTTGAATCATAGACATGAACATCATAACTTACCTGTTCTTCCAGATCCCAAACATTGACAGGCTCATCCCCAACATTTCTTAAGACCAGATAAAATGTGAGCATCCCACCCTCTGGCATCCGTGTATTTTCAGTCATGGGAACAATAGAGAATGTCAATTCGCCTGTTTGGTATTTGGGTTCTGTTAAATCGATACACCCTCCTGTGAATAGCATGAAACTTACTAGAAGCAGTACCATTATCGTACCAAGCTTTCTCGTGTTTCTGAAACCTTTGTCGAATCTCATATCAATTCCACCATTAATTTTGAGATCTTCGTAACATGAAACCAACGCATACAAAAACAAGTATTAAGACATAACTTCCAATAAATGGTATTACATTATTAGATCCTGTCATTGATTCGAGTTCACTTATTATTTCATCTCTATCGGTAACAGGGTGTTTCCCAGGTTCACCAATCGTTACTTCAAATCTGTTTTCAGTTACGTTTATGTCCTGAAGCATCAGGATAACTGATTCACCTTTGTAAAACTGAGGTTCATTGTTGTTGATATACGTAGAACCAATTTCCGTAATTACTTCGATTTCATCTGATGGAAGTGGTTCCATTAACCATTCATTCACTTGTATTGTTACTATTGAGTATTCGGGATATTCCTGAATATTAGTGACATTTCCAACGGCGATTCGGTCAGATCTGTCAATCTGGTAAGACATTTCACCTGCTTCTGGAGACCATGAAGCTTGTGCATTTGTCGCAATGATCAAAATAAAAAGAATCGTTAAGGCGAATAATTTCTGCATTGTTAGCATCATTACAGTAAATATAATTTTACTTAAATATAATATTTCCTAAGTATTTTGTCACAATTTTATTACTTTATACCCAATAAGCACGACAATTACACAAATTGTCGTTCAAAAATATGATTTTTAGGCCAAAGTATCTCTCTCAGAAAGATTTATATAATAAAAGTTCGCATACATACGAACGTGAATAGTTAACAAAATACCTGTCAAACTATTCACCATTAATTACCTATTTTTCTTTTTTTGAATCGACCTTGAAACACACCACCACTTAATGGAGGCAGACCATGACAGAAAAAGAACACAACGATGATGGTTCAGTTCCTCTTCCTATGAAGGAACTGGAAGAGATTGTCAGATCCCTTATTGAGCGTATCATGGATGATATGGCTGACGAAGGATTCGAAAAACCTGCCTTTTACGGTTTTTCCGTAGTTTACAACGGACCCGATAAGGCCGAAGAGCACACATTCTCCAGCATAAAGGTTGATGAGAATGACTTCTATGTCTCAAAGAAGGGACCGGTCGTAGAGTGCACCGAGATCGATGATAAACTGCACGTTACTATTGATACCGGTGTGGAGGCCGAAGATGTCCGTTTCAGTGCATCAGGTTCGGAACTTGATCTTCAGTTCGAGACAGAAGAAGAGGTATTCACACATCACATCGAACTTGAACCAAAGGTCGATCCAGAAAGTTCAGTAATGACCTGCAAAAATGGAATCGTAGAGATCGTGTTCCGGATCGCTGATGAGTGATCCTTGCAGACGCAGGTCGTGTCGTGACCTACCAAAGTTGATGAACACGATCTCCTTTTCTTCTTTAATTTATGTAATTTATTCGTCTTCTTTCGCATTGTCTTATTTTGTAATCTTTCTCAGAACAGCGAAAGCTATGCTCACGGAAAGAAGTGGAACTATCGGACCTAATGGTACGTCCTGATCCTCCTCAGGTGGTTCAGGGACAACTCCTTCAGGAAGATACAGTTCTGTCTCAGGATGGAATGCATACCATGCGAACCAGAAATCCCTCTCCTTGATAATTTCTTCCCCGGTGTCCTGGTTGGTTATGGTGACAATTCCCACATCGTCCCTTTCTACCAGTATATTGACACCATCGATCGTATCTTCGATGGAGCCAAGCTCAATGAGATCATCCTCACGGTAGGCCTTGAAGGTATCATTCAGTTCGATACCAAAGATCACTGTCTTTGGATGGATCGTAGTATTGCTGTTCTCTACGGGGAACAACAGTATGCTGTTCTCGTAGTAGTTGCCATAAGGATCATTTCCATAAGGTCTGCTGAATCCCGTGTTCTGTGAAAGCACCTCTGAATCTGGATGTGCGACCTTCCAGTCTCTCCAGACAACGGTCTCGATGGAGATCGCTTCAAGCTCCATTCCGGTTAGCTCTCCCACTATCGCCTGGCCTCCGATCTGTGTCCAGTATGAATTGGTCTTCCTGTCATACATCACGAGATTGGAATTATAGAGCTTACCGGATGTACCGAACTCTACCTCTTCCCCGTTGATCGTTCTTTCATAGGCGATGCCTGAACCGCACAGGGGGCAATATGTGATGAGTATCGGCTCGCCATTGATATGGTCGTTCACTATCTCATGCCAGACAATGATCTGCAGGGGGTAAACCTTCTTCGTTTCGTTGTGAATAAGCGCCAGCACAAGTTCATTGTCCTCGATCCATCTGTCGGCTTCTTCCACAGTTACATATTCAGGGTTATCGATAGAAGGTATTCCATCCATAGGAGGTCCGCCTGAGACAATATCATTCGGGTCAACAATATACTTTACACCCATCTCCGTAAGCAATATTCCCATTTCTTCCTCCATCGCGGTCAGTTCCGGAAGTTTCTCGATACCTCCTTCAGTGGCTTCCTCAGCAGATGCAGGGATGCACGTCATGAATGCAGCCAGCAGGACAGTTAACGATATCAACAATACTCTATAGGTTCTGTTTTGGAGTCTCAAATCAATCTCTCCACTACCCTGAATACGAATATAATGTAATACGTAGATATCACAAGCATAATTATGCCTGCAGTAAGGTTGATCTTCCGCTTGTATTTAACAAGGAATCTGATGATGCTCTTGCTCTTTGCAGTCGATATGGCTGAGAATACCAGCAACGGGAAACTGATCCCTATGCCAAAAGCCACAAAGTTCAGGAAATTTTCAATAAATCCCATACTTGTAAGCGATTTGGCAAAAAGGGCTGCAATAAATGCCGGATTACATGGTACAACGATGGCACCGAAAAAGAACCCGTAAAGAAATGCGGTTAAAAAGGGGTTCCTGTCACTGCCAACGTTTGTTCGTGGCAGGAATTTCCCGATGTCGTAATCGATTATCAGCAGGATACTGATGATGAAAAGGACTCCAAAAGCAATGGGTGAAATAATTCCTACTACCTTTGTCAGCGATACCTGAAGCAGGGTTGTGAATATGAGTCCCAGCAGGGACATGAACAGGATCACACCTGCACTTATGATAAGTCCGAAGATCAAAGGCAACCTCTTGTTCTTCTCCTCACCTGATAGCTGGTTGGAAAGATATGCCAGAAATGCAGGATATAGTGGCAGTACACATACAGCTGTAAGTGGTGTCAGTAATCCAAGGGTAAATGAAACGAACAGGTCTGCCAAAAAGGCTGGAAGAAGTGCCATTTCAGCACCCCTCCATTACCTCTGTGTTCAGTTCTTCAGCAGATTTAAGGCCTCTTGCCAATAGCCTTGCTTCTCCGTTCTCACATATGAGTATCACAGGTGCAA encodes the following:
- a CDS encoding DUF3179 domain-containing protein, with translation MISLTVLLAAFMTCIPASAEEATEGGIEKLPELTAMEEEMGILLTEMGVKYIVDPNDIVSGGPPMDGIPSIDNPEYVTVEEADRWIEDNELVLALIHNETKKVYPLQIIVWHEIVNDHINGEPILITYCPLCGSGIAYERTINGEEVEFGTSGKLYNSNLVMYDRKTNSYWTQIGGQAIVGELTGMELEAISIETVVWRDWKVAHPDSEVLSQNTGFSRPYGNDPYGNYYENSILLFPVENSNTTIHPKTVIFGIELNDTFKAYREDDLIELGSIEDTIDGVNILVERDDVGIVTITNQDTGEEIIKERDFWFAWYAFHPETELYLPEGVVPEPPEEDQDVPLGPIVPLLSVSIAFAVLRKITK
- a CDS encoding MFS transporter → MEQNGCEPKKVRLFPLLLINFINTLGFGLVLPFLVFLVDRFGGNAIVYGFIGAMYPAFQLIGAPILGRWSDLHGRKKILFITQAGTLLSWIIFLLAFFTPVETLLEVNSAIFGAFIITIPLLILFIARSFDGLTGGNIAVANAYLADITEEKDRNRNFGKMSISTNLGFIIGPALAGLLSITMYGELIPVLAAALISLAGTIVIALYLPESRQCTIKKPEKMGFREVIRIKNIPYMLLIYFLIFLGFNIFYTAFPLHAIKALQWSVADMGIYFSVLGIIMIAVQGPVLSQAVKKYSDAQLAIFGSIVLGTNFILLVTGNIALTYLAAFFFALGNGLMWPSILSIISKLAGKEHQGAVQGFASSFSSLASIVGLILGGFLYEILGGISFIIAAAIVYTVFLLSFRMLSFEREVQEEV
- a CDS encoding Hsp20/alpha crystallin family protein, with the translated sequence MTEKEHNDDGSVPLPMKELEEIVRSLIERIMDDMADEGFEKPAFYGFSVVYNGPDKAEEHTFSSIKVDENDFYVSKKGPVVECTEIDDKLHVTIDTGVEAEDVRFSASGSELDLQFETEEEVFTHHIELEPKVDPESSVMTCKNGIVEIVFRIADE
- a CDS encoding DUF2115 domain-containing protein — its product is MNTEELLASLRKAARDIPMADIMKARAFMVRSASGLPKKYREAYSNELFSHLYNVFNEIGRSKKPENIENIDPEEYEEFMRRLEEMGNSEDKNQEYFNKLVRITAPYLVFIAKRPIHPIGMTFPGGDRVLEKDGVYYCPVKDKQNNVEVALCKFCICRDAEEMVKGGKWKMGL
- the bcp gene encoding thioredoxin-dependent thiol peroxidase; its protein translation is MAKTSLSAGEKAPDLCLPDAEGKDVSLEDLKGKWVVLYFYPKDNTSGCSIEAMEFTKLKPDFEKEGAFILGVSKDSQKSHQRFIEKKELGITLLSDEDTELQQSYDVWHLKKMAGREYMGTVRTTFLIDPEGNIAKVWEKVKAKGHAMEVLEELRNIKGN
- a CDS encoding cytochrome c biogenesis CcdA family protein; translation: MALLPAFLADLFVSFTLGLLTPLTAVCVLPLYPAFLAYLSNQLSGEEKNKRLPLIFGLIISAGVILFMSLLGLIFTTLLQVSLTKVVGIISPIAFGVLFIISILLIIDYDIGKFLPRTNVGSDRNPFLTAFLYGFFFGAIVVPCNPAFIAALFAKSLTSMGFIENFLNFVAFGIGISFPLLVFSAISTAKSKSIIRFLVKYKRKINLTAGIIMLVISTYYIIFVFRVVERLI